A window from Pseudomonas moraviensis encodes these proteins:
- a CDS encoding glycosyltransferase family 2 protein, giving the protein MKAFDLPSQPQSNFSLVLVNYKTPDITRMCLELLREHVQAQGIPVWVVDNDSADASLDYLRSLDWINLIERPSPSKEAGHIAHGKALDLALAKVETDYLFLLHTDTFVYDMEVFAIMMRECTKSADMAAVGCVEQLDRGLLRDTWRLTSRFCKHHVRRLKVHFGLRSKPPRPYKETHLKSFCTLWNVRLMKSQGLHFCMDDRVPGYTLQDRMIELGYGVRFLSPRTIFRYLDHIQAGTVAAAGTYGKDHRRTKMYQATLKRLRGQRDKSGMQASA; this is encoded by the coding sequence ATGAAAGCCTTCGATCTACCCTCCCAGCCGCAATCCAACTTCAGCCTCGTGCTGGTCAATTACAAAACCCCGGATATCACCCGCATGTGCCTGGAGCTGTTGCGCGAGCATGTTCAGGCCCAGGGCATTCCAGTGTGGGTGGTGGATAACGATTCGGCGGATGCCAGCCTTGATTACTTGCGTTCGCTGGACTGGATCAATCTGATCGAGCGGCCGTCGCCGAGCAAGGAAGCGGGTCATATTGCCCATGGCAAGGCGCTGGATCTGGCCTTGGCTAAAGTTGAGACCGACTACTTGTTTCTGCTGCACACCGACACCTTTGTCTACGACATGGAAGTGTTCGCGATAATGATGCGCGAATGCACGAAAAGTGCAGACATGGCGGCGGTCGGTTGTGTGGAGCAACTTGATCGTGGGTTATTGCGAGATACCTGGCGGTTGACTTCGAGATTCTGCAAACACCATGTTCGCCGGCTCAAAGTTCATTTCGGGCTGCGTTCGAAACCGCCACGCCCGTATAAAGAAACGCATCTTAAAAGTTTTTGTACGTTGTGGAATGTGCGTTTGATGAAGTCACAAGGGTTGCACTTCTGTATGGATGATCGGGTGCCGGGTTATACGCTGCAGGATCGAATGATCGAGTTGGGCTATGGCGTCAGGTTTCTCTCGCCACGGACGATTTTCCGCTATCTGGATCACATCCAGGCCGGCACCGTCGCGGCGGCAGGCACGTATGGCAAGGACCATCGCCGCACGAAGATGTATCAGGCAACGCTCAAGCGCTTACGGGGGCAGCGAGACAAGTCTGGCATGCAGGCTTCGGCTTGA
- a CDS encoding ABC transporter ATP-binding protein yields the protein MLEVRDVFKSYATPQGVLPVLQGVDLTLAAGGSLALMGESGSGKSTLLHLVAGLDKVDSGSIRSGEHRLEAMSEAQLANWRRTEIGLVFQQFNLIGSLRVEDNLAFQARLAGRHEPRWQAHLVQRLGLGDLLSRYPEQLSGGQQQRVALGRALASQPKLLLADEPTGSLDEATSDEVLRLLLELLDDTPTTLLMVTHSQRVAARLAQRVVLSNGRVA from the coding sequence ATGCTTGAGGTTCGCGACGTTTTCAAAAGCTATGCCACGCCACAGGGAGTGTTGCCGGTGCTGCAAGGCGTCGACCTGACGCTGGCGGCCGGTGGCAGCCTGGCGCTGATGGGCGAATCGGGCAGTGGCAAAAGCACGCTGCTGCATCTGGTGGCGGGGCTGGACAAGGTCGACAGCGGCAGCATCCGCAGCGGCGAACATCGCCTGGAAGCCATGAGCGAAGCGCAACTGGCCAATTGGCGCCGCACGGAAATCGGTCTGGTATTTCAGCAGTTCAACCTGATCGGCAGTTTGCGCGTGGAAGACAATCTGGCCTTTCAGGCGCGCCTGGCCGGGCGCCATGAGCCGCGCTGGCAGGCGCATCTGGTGCAGCGTCTGGGTCTGGGCGATCTGCTCTCGCGGTATCCCGAGCAACTTTCCGGCGGCCAGCAGCAACGGGTGGCGCTGGGCCGGGCATTGGCTTCACAGCCGAAATTGCTGCTGGCCGATGAACCCACTGGCAGCCTCGATGAAGCGACCAGCGATGAAGTGCTACGGCTGTTGCTGGAATTGCTCGATGACACGCCGACGACCTTGTTGATGGTCACCCACAGTCAGCGCGTCGCGGCGCGATTGGCCCAGCGTGTGGTGTTGTCGAACGGGCGGGTCGCCTGA
- a CDS encoding FtsX-like permease family protein, whose protein sequence is MIWRQTLRALLSHWRRHPVQFFSVLTGLWLATSLLTGVEALNSQARDSYARASQMIGGEPQASLSTPNGAPFPQRWFIELRRQGWPVSPVLQGRLTLKGHEDQRIQVMGIEPVSLPTDSAVAGQAMPIERIVEFFSPPGSTWISPDTLQMLGLREGERPQTVSGHQLPPLLAQKDMAPGLLLVDIGVAQSLLEQPEQLSRLLLPKDFHQELPASISDRLQLKSSGEENNLARLTESFHLNLDALGFLSFLVGLFIVHAAIGLALEQRRGLLRTLRACGVSARTLIACLVVELGGLALIGGLLGVISGYWLASVLLPDVAASLRGLYGAEVAGQLRLSPWWWFSGIGLSLFGALLAGANSLLRAARLPLLAVADPQAWHQQYSRWLRRQGWLATALLAIALAALIWGDSLSSGFVLMAGLLLGAALALPVLLSALLNPLLGRSRSVLGQWFLADCRQQLPALSLALMALLLALAANIGAGSMTAGFRQTFNDWLEQRLSAELYINPANPAQAREMHSWLKQQPNVTAVLPNWQVSVTLQGWPADVYGIIDHPHYRQHWPLLDSSGGDPWGKLAADDAVMLSEQLARRLKLKAGEHLRIPTPNGTWSPRIVGIYADYGNPKGHVLISSDHLLRGWPQLTPNRFNLRIDPAQIPALLNALQARFELDDNRIIDQARLKGWSVQVFERTFAATAALNSLTLAVAGVALFISLLTQSQSRLSQLAPLWALGVTRKQLMLLNLGQTWLLAILTLLLALPLGIALAWCLDAVINVQAFGWRLPLRVFPLQLLQLMGLALLATLLASAWPLYSLYRTQPADLLRTFAHED, encoded by the coding sequence ATGATCTGGCGGCAAACCCTGCGCGCGCTGCTCAGCCACTGGCGGCGCCATCCCGTGCAGTTTTTCAGTGTGCTCACCGGACTGTGGCTGGCCACCAGTCTGCTCACTGGCGTCGAGGCGCTGAACAGTCAGGCACGTGACAGCTATGCGCGGGCCAGCCAGATGATCGGCGGCGAACCGCAAGCCAGCCTGAGCACGCCGAACGGTGCGCCGTTTCCCCAGCGCTGGTTCATCGAGCTGCGCCGCCAGGGCTGGCCGGTGTCGCCGGTGCTGCAGGGCCGGCTGACACTCAAGGGCCACGAAGACCAACGCATTCAGGTGATGGGCATCGAGCCGGTGTCGCTGCCGACGGACTCCGCAGTGGCCGGGCAGGCGATGCCGATCGAGCGCATCGTCGAATTCTTCAGTCCGCCGGGCAGCACCTGGATTTCTCCGGACACCCTGCAAATGCTCGGCTTGCGCGAGGGTGAGAGGCCGCAAACCGTCAGCGGTCATCAACTGCCGCCGCTGCTCGCACAGAAAGACATGGCCCCGGGCCTGTTGCTGGTCGACATCGGCGTCGCGCAAAGCCTGCTCGAACAACCCGAGCAATTGTCGCGGCTTCTGTTGCCCAAGGACTTTCATCAAGAATTACCAGCCAGTATCAGCGATCGCTTGCAGCTCAAAAGCAGCGGCGAAGAAAACAATCTCGCGCGGCTGACCGAGAGCTTTCACCTCAATCTCGATGCCTTGGGATTTCTGTCGTTTCTGGTCGGTTTGTTCATCGTCCACGCCGCCATCGGCCTCGCTCTGGAACAGCGCCGAGGCCTGCTGCGCACATTGCGCGCCTGTGGTGTCAGTGCGCGAACGCTGATCGCGTGTCTGGTGGTTGAACTGGGCGGGCTGGCACTGATCGGTGGGCTGCTCGGTGTGATCAGCGGCTATTGGCTGGCCAGCGTGCTGCTGCCGGACGTCGCCGCCAGTCTGCGCGGATTGTACGGCGCGGAGGTGGCGGGACAGTTGCGTTTGAGCCCCTGGTGGTGGTTCAGCGGCATCGGTTTGAGCCTGTTCGGCGCGTTGCTGGCCGGGGCCAACAGTCTGCTGCGGGCGGCGCGTCTGCCGTTGCTGGCGGTGGCTGATCCGCAGGCCTGGCATCAACAGTATTCGCGCTGGTTGCGTCGGCAGGGTTGGCTGGCGACAGCGCTGCTGGCGATTGCGCTGGCCGCGCTGATCTGGGGTGACAGCCTGAGCAGCGGTTTCGTGCTCATGGCCGGGCTGTTGCTCGGTGCCGCGCTGGCCTTGCCGGTGCTGCTCAGCGCGTTGTTGAACCCGTTGCTCGGGCGTAGTCGGTCGGTGCTCGGCCAGTGGTTTCTCGCCGACTGCCGCCAGCAACTGCCAGCCCTGAGTCTGGCGCTGATGGCGCTGCTGTTGGCGCTCGCCGCCAATATCGGCGCCGGCAGCATGACCGCCGGTTTTCGCCAGACCTTCAACGACTGGCTCGAACAACGCCTGAGCGCCGAGTTGTACATCAACCCGGCCAACCCGGCTCAGGCGCGCGAGATGCACAGTTGGCTCAAGCAGCAGCCCAACGTGACCGCTGTGCTGCCCAACTGGCAGGTTTCGGTGACGCTGCAAGGCTGGCCGGCCGATGTCTACGGCATCATCGACCACCCGCACTATCGCCAGCACTGGCCGCTGCTCGACAGCAGTGGCGGAGATCCGTGGGGAAAACTGGCCGCGGATGATGCAGTGATGCTCAGCGAACAACTGGCGCGACGCCTGAAACTCAAAGCGGGCGAGCATCTGCGCATCCCCACGCCAAACGGCACGTGGTCGCCGCGCATCGTCGGCATCTACGCTGACTATGGCAATCCGAAAGGGCATGTGCTGATCAGCAGCGATCACCTGCTGCGAGGCTGGCCGCAGCTCACCCCGAACCGCTTCAACTTGCGTATCGATCCAGCGCAGATTCCGGCACTGCTCAACGCCTTGCAGGCGCGCTTTGAGCTGGATGACAACCGCATCATCGATCAGGCGCGGCTCAAGGGCTGGTCGGTGCAAGTCTTCGAACGCACCTTTGCCGCGACGGCGGCGTTGAACAGCCTGACGTTGGCCGTGGCTGGCGTGGCGCTGTTCATCAGTCTGCTGACCCAGAGCCAGAGTCGGCTCAGTCAACTTGCACCGCTGTGGGCATTGGGCGTGACACGTAAACAACTGATGCTGCTCAACCTCGGTCAGACCTGGCTGTTGGCGATACTGACTTTGTTGCTGGCATTACCGCTGGGTATCGCGCTGGCATGGTGCCTGGATGCGGTAATCAATGTGCAAGCGTTCGGCTGGCGACTGCCGTTGCGGGTGTTCCCGTTGCAGTTGTTGCAACTGATGGGCCTGGCGTTGCTCGCGACTTTACTGGCCTCGGCATGGCCGCTGTATTCGTTGTATCGCACGCAACCGGCGGATTTGCTGAGGACGTTTGCCCATGAGGATTAA
- a CDS encoding RHS repeat-associated core domain-containing protein, with product MTPLDTITHVTAQQPDFNKVIAEFKNCLKSYRSTARLIPGLEMEQQFQVGDEVKKPIATGDKTQPVYFATCPENGKLTLIHSFESARFVPIGNTPVVLTPVDSKNKTVGQPVRKTIGPTGIEVVSDLKPRQLYRITFYPDLTSADNERLFKSYDEVIGDLSKWLSSEWTTTCLPLWKEHNNASIAGRLWQQLQSEWDGFWKFVMGIWGDIKSLFKLVTHPRENYETLKEFFTDENIKKIYNSSTEALRTSFLIASDEPLLWVYVAAVWAWTTLLPPQTRTEVLARVKSEISYIVLGIIFTGGLGVALRASAKAVKGTLQAQKAINLVEKLTAKLIEISRIRSKPHADAAAALRFHGNGVTNSGKKAVATVADHTPAQTATAPKRPSPATGGKVENDAQIHARNKTQNETRLEQQENIDNAPKQSKNPADEPAQCVDKTCSNGDPVSMVTGEELLKLTDGELGGLLPLEWTRLYRSSAVEIDNRMGPGWSHSLSHRLLIDDEGVLWTDNENRQTRFPKPTEKRPAITNSLAQAAIFLGNAPGELILTQAGPKPRFYHFRAERLTTISDSYENQVHISYDLVGRIQRIDNGSGRALLLRYDDRHIIAVDQQQQRSEYDDSGRRQDPWLTLQTLVSYEYNARHQLVSATNAAGETEHYRYNEQHVILERQLAGGARFFWEWEREGKLSRCVRHWTNYLPLETRYEWDDKGTVTVHNADGSEQVYIHDENARLISEIAPDGAETQKAYDDQGRLIAEKNALGAVTEYQYNNAGRLLAVIPPEGEPTLYNYYNGQLIEVRRGQARWQYDYNRQGDITQQIDPLGNETQYSYDHQGRLVEIRHPDGSRHHLGWNNLGQLLEERLPDGGQRKYRYDALGRQITRQDEFGAITQYQWDAVDRLTQVTLPGGATRAFTYNPYGRVTAERDELGRITRYEYADNLHLVSRRINPDGSQLRYRYDNSQLNLTEIENERGERYQLDYYSNGLIQQETGFDGRRTAYEYDPNGQLLKKTEFGEDGTELVTEYQRDAAGRLLVKTLPDGEEIHYSYDALGRLVNVDDGHWPLAYEYDVQDRLITEHQGWGTTRYAYDNVGQLSHCRLPDGCTLDYRHLSGGRLSSIDLNGSRLTSHQFNAGREQQRQQGLLLSQYQYDEQGRLQAHSVSQRDKHLFQRRYNYDVNGNLAGISDSRKGNRSYHYDPLDRLISVRGAMPESFAHDPAGNLLSQNELPAANLANVKGNRLLMQGDRHYDYDAYGNLIRERRGAGQKLVTEYRYDCQHRLIGVSLPGGSTASYKYDAFGRRIEKTVDGHTTEFLWQGERLIAESAENRYRSYIYEPGSFRPLAMLDGEGPLKAAPFYYQLDHLGTPQELTDYSGEIMWSAKYRAYGNLAALDVSEIDNPLRFQGQYFDAETGLHYNRHRYYNPGTGRFLTPDPIKLAGGLNSYQYVPNPTGWVDPLGLNTCPGAGDEPKGKRPDDSEKAEHDEGKAPPDPYNRPYAGALPAQMQDKILFGTRSPNSNKPIGGHSSEVLKSPKHEMTVVQTNADGTIKVQDFKMVLVRKDGTVGMSAKKGGKHTLAPETWSNDKILWVTDEVAATPGVFMREVDGVTTTLHTKTVDGVKWQVLKDDGVITSSFPAGDAPMSPST from the coding sequence ATGACCCCATTGGATACGATCACTCATGTCACCGCTCAACAGCCTGACTTCAACAAGGTCATTGCAGAGTTCAAGAACTGCCTGAAGAGTTATCGGTCCACCGCCAGACTCATACCTGGGCTGGAAATGGAGCAGCAATTTCAAGTCGGTGACGAGGTTAAAAAACCCATTGCGACGGGCGACAAGACCCAACCGGTTTATTTCGCCACTTGTCCCGAGAATGGAAAGCTCACGCTGATTCATAGTTTCGAATCGGCGCGTTTTGTGCCGATTGGCAACACTCCAGTGGTTCTGACCCCTGTCGACTCGAAGAACAAGACCGTCGGGCAACCCGTACGCAAAACAATCGGCCCAACCGGGATTGAAGTCGTTAGCGACCTGAAGCCACGCCAGCTCTACCGAATTACTTTCTACCCCGATCTGACGAGCGCGGACAACGAGCGTCTATTCAAATCCTACGACGAAGTCATCGGCGATCTGAGCAAGTGGTTGTCCTCGGAATGGACAACTACATGCCTGCCTTTGTGGAAGGAGCATAACAATGCGTCAATAGCTGGCCGTCTCTGGCAACAATTGCAATCGGAGTGGGATGGTTTCTGGAAATTCGTCATGGGAATCTGGGGCGATATCAAGTCGCTGTTCAAGCTTGTTACTCACCCCCGTGAAAATTACGAAACACTCAAGGAGTTTTTCACCGACGAAAACATCAAGAAAATCTACAACTCCTCAACTGAAGCACTTCGCACCAGTTTCTTGATAGCGAGTGACGAGCCATTGTTGTGGGTTTATGTCGCTGCGGTTTGGGCATGGACGACTTTACTGCCACCGCAGACTCGCACAGAAGTGCTAGCCAGAGTGAAGTCTGAAATAAGTTATATCGTCCTCGGGATCATTTTTACCGGCGGGCTGGGGGTTGCATTACGCGCCAGTGCGAAAGCGGTCAAGGGCACATTGCAGGCGCAAAAAGCGATCAACCTGGTTGAGAAGCTAACGGCCAAGCTCATTGAAATCAGCAGGATTCGCTCCAAGCCCCATGCGGATGCTGCTGCCGCGTTGAGATTTCATGGCAACGGCGTAACCAACTCGGGCAAAAAAGCAGTGGCGACTGTCGCCGATCACACGCCTGCACAAACGGCCACAGCTCCGAAGCGTCCTTCGCCTGCGACAGGAGGCAAAGTCGAAAACGACGCGCAAATTCACGCACGAAACAAAACCCAGAACGAAACGCGCCTGGAACAGCAGGAGAACATCGACAACGCGCCTAAACAGTCAAAAAACCCGGCTGATGAACCCGCACAATGCGTCGACAAAACCTGCTCCAACGGTGACCCCGTCTCCATGGTCACGGGTGAGGAGTTGCTGAAACTCACCGACGGCGAACTGGGCGGTCTCTTACCGCTGGAATGGACACGTCTCTACCGCAGCAGTGCTGTTGAAATCGACAACCGTATGGGGCCAGGCTGGAGCCACTCGTTGTCTCATCGCTTGCTTATCGATGACGAAGGCGTGCTGTGGACAGACAATGAAAACCGCCAGACCCGTTTCCCAAAGCCGACCGAGAAACGACCGGCCATCACCAATAGCCTCGCTCAAGCGGCCATTTTTCTGGGGAATGCACCCGGAGAGCTGATTCTCACGCAAGCAGGGCCAAAGCCGCGGTTCTATCATTTCCGTGCAGAACGACTGACCACCATCAGTGATTCGTATGAAAACCAGGTGCATATCAGCTATGACTTGGTCGGTCGCATTCAACGTATCGACAATGGCTCCGGTCGCGCCTTGCTGCTGCGTTACGACGACCGCCATATCATTGCCGTGGACCAACAGCAGCAACGCTCGGAGTATGACGATTCCGGTAGACGGCAGGATCCGTGGCTGACTTTACAGACACTGGTTTCCTACGAGTACAACGCTCGCCATCAACTTGTGTCGGCAACCAATGCTGCAGGCGAAACCGAGCATTACCGCTATAACGAACAACATGTAATCCTTGAGCGACAATTGGCCGGTGGTGCCCGCTTCTTCTGGGAGTGGGAGCGAGAAGGCAAGCTGTCCCGCTGCGTCCGTCATTGGACAAACTACTTACCCTTGGAAACACGCTATGAGTGGGACGACAAAGGCACGGTCACGGTTCATAACGCCGATGGCAGTGAGCAAGTTTACATACACGACGAAAATGCGCGCCTCATCAGCGAAATCGCTCCGGACGGCGCAGAAACGCAGAAAGCCTACGACGATCAGGGTCGTTTGATTGCTGAAAAGAATGCATTGGGCGCAGTCACCGAGTATCAGTACAACAATGCCGGCCGTTTGCTGGCCGTGATCCCTCCGGAAGGCGAGCCAACGCTTTACAACTACTACAATGGCCAACTGATTGAGGTCAGGCGTGGCCAAGCGCGTTGGCAGTATGACTACAACCGACAAGGCGATATCACTCAACAAATTGATCCGTTGGGTAATGAAACCCAATACAGCTATGACCACCAGGGCCGCTTGGTAGAGATCCGTCACCCCGACGGCAGTCGTCATCACCTGGGCTGGAACAACCTCGGCCAATTGCTGGAAGAACGCCTGCCGGATGGAGGTCAACGCAAGTATCGCTACGATGCGCTCGGCCGGCAAATCACTCGCCAGGATGAATTCGGCGCGATCACCCAATACCAATGGGATGCCGTCGACCGCCTCACTCAGGTCACCCTGCCCGGCGGCGCCACACGTGCGTTTACCTACAACCCGTATGGCCGCGTCACCGCCGAACGCGACGAACTCGGCCGTATCACCCGCTACGAATACGCCGACAACCTGCACCTCGTCAGCCGCCGCATCAATCCCGACGGCAGCCAACTGCGCTACCGCTACGACAACTCGCAACTCAACCTCACCGAGATCGAGAACGAGCGCGGCGAACGCTATCAACTCGATTATTACTCGAACGGCCTGATCCAGCAGGAAACCGGTTTCGACGGCCGACGCACCGCGTACGAATACGACCCCAACGGCCAACTGCTGAAGAAAACCGAGTTTGGCGAAGACGGCACCGAACTGGTTACCGAATATCAGCGTGATGCCGCAGGCCGTTTGCTGGTCAAAACCTTGCCCGATGGTGAGGAGATTCATTACAGCTACGACGCACTGGGTCGCCTGGTAAACGTCGACGACGGCCATTGGCCGCTCGCTTATGAATACGACGTGCAAGATCGCTTGATCACCGAGCATCAAGGTTGGGGCACCACGCGTTACGCATACGACAACGTCGGCCAACTCAGCCACTGCCGTCTGCCGGATGGCTGCACGCTCGATTACCGTCATTTGTCCGGTGGACGCCTGAGCAGCATCGACCTGAACGGGTCACGCCTGACCAGCCACCAGTTCAACGCCGGTCGCGAGCAACAACGCCAACAAGGCCTGCTGCTCAGCCAATACCAATACGATGAACAGGGTCGCCTGCAAGCACACAGCGTCAGCCAACGGGACAAACACCTGTTCCAGCGTCGCTACAACTACGACGTCAACGGCAACCTCGCTGGCATTAGCGACAGCCGCAAAGGCAACCGCAGCTATCACTACGATCCGCTCGACCGACTGATCAGCGTACGCGGCGCTATGCCAGAAAGCTTCGCCCATGACCCCGCAGGCAACCTGCTCAGCCAAAATGAACTGCCTGCGGCGAACCTCGCCAACGTCAAAGGCAATCGCCTGCTCATGCAGGGCGACCGCCATTACGACTACGACGCCTACGGCAACCTGATTCGTGAACGCCGTGGCGCCGGACAAAAACTCGTCACCGAGTACCGCTACGACTGCCAGCACCGCCTGATCGGTGTCAGCCTGCCGGGTGGCAGCACCGCATCCTACAAATACGATGCCTTCGGCCGTCGCATCGAGAAAACCGTCGACGGCCATACCACTGAATTTCTCTGGCAAGGCGAACGCTTGATCGCCGAAAGTGCAGAAAATCGTTATCGCAGCTATATCTACGAACCGGGCAGCTTCCGCCCGTTGGCAATGCTCGACGGCGAAGGCCCGCTAAAAGCGGCCCCGTTCTACTACCAACTCGACCATCTCGGCACGCCACAGGAACTGACCGACTACAGCGGCGAGATCATGTGGTCAGCGAAGTACCGCGCCTACGGCAATCTCGCTGCACTGGACGTCAGCGAAATCGACAATCCGCTGCGCTTCCAGGGTCAGTATTTCGACGCCGAGACAGGCTTACATTACAACCGCCACCGCTACTACAATCCGGGCACTGGGCGTTTTTTGACACCGGATCCGATCAAGCTTGCGGGTGGGTTGAATAGCTATCAGTACGTGCCTAACCCAACGGGGTGGGTGGATCCGTTGGGGCTGAATACCTGTCCTGGCGCAGGGGACGAACCTAAAGGTAAGAGGCCCGATGATTCGGAAAAAGCTGAACACGACGAAGGAAAAGCGCCACCTGATCCATATAATCGCCCATACGCCGGGGCACTGCCTGCCCAGATGCAAGATAAGATTCTGTTCGGCACGCGCAGCCCGAACAGTAATAAGCCGATTGGGGGGCATTCCTCTGAAGTTTTAAAATCCCCAAAACACGAAATGACCGTTGTACAGACAAACGCAGACGGTACGATAAAAGTTCAAGACTTCAAAATGGTTCTTGTACGAAAAGACGGTACCGTCGGTATGTCAGCCAAGAAAGGCGGAAAACATACACTAGCCCCAGAAACCTGGAGCAACGACAAGATACTTTGGGTTACAGATGAAGTAGCCGCGACACCCGGTGTATTCATGCGGGAAGTTGACGGCGTTACAACCACCCTACACACCAAAACGGTTGACGGTGTGAAGTGGCAGGTTTTAAAGGACGACGGAGTTATTACGTCTTCATTTCCTGCAGGCGACGCGCCTATGTCACCATCAACTTAA
- a CDS encoding lipocalin-like domain-containing protein: MRINGVVLMLVLLLGGCDQPAPEEKGFAGMGDQAQSFTPVVPGRMFSFPADHGAHDGFRIEWWYVTANLKDQQGNDFGVQWTLFRSALKPLAEQAGWGNQTIWLGHAAVTSRSVHHAAERYARGGVGQAGVRLAPFEAWIDDWMFASQAQDPLSDMQLSARDKNFAYQLRLTSSRPLVLQGDSGFSQKSEEGQASYYYSQPFFQASGTLQIDGQTYTVSGPAWLDREWSSQPLTANQTGWDWFSLHLDSGEHVMLYRMRQKDGAPYLTGTWIAADGQIQTLRSEQISLVPQDTAKVADRPMPVKWSIRIPDKKLDISVDAINRNAWMDLRIPYWEGPVKINGSHLGQGYLEMTGY, translated from the coding sequence ATGAGGATTAACGGCGTCGTGCTGATGCTCGTGTTGCTGCTCGGTGGTTGCGATCAGCCCGCACCCGAGGAGAAAGGCTTCGCCGGCATGGGCGATCAGGCGCAATCGTTCACCCCGGTGGTGCCCGGTCGGATGTTCAGTTTCCCTGCCGATCACGGCGCGCATGATGGTTTCCGCATCGAGTGGTGGTACGTCACCGCCAATCTCAAGGATCAGCAGGGCAATGATTTCGGCGTGCAATGGACGCTGTTTCGCAGCGCCCTGAAACCGCTCGCCGAGCAGGCCGGGTGGGGCAATCAGACGATCTGGCTTGGTCATGCGGCGGTCACCTCGCGTTCGGTTCATCACGCCGCCGAGCGCTACGCCCGCGGCGGAGTAGGGCAGGCCGGGGTGCGGCTGGCGCCGTTCGAGGCGTGGATCGATGACTGGATGTTTGCCAGTCAAGCGCAGGATCCGCTGAGCGATATGCAGCTCAGCGCCCGCGATAAAAATTTCGCGTATCAGCTGCGCCTCACCTCCAGCCGCCCGCTGGTGCTGCAGGGCGACAGCGGCTTCAGCCAGAAATCCGAAGAAGGCCAGGCCTCGTACTACTACAGCCAACCTTTTTTCCAGGCCAGCGGCACGCTGCAGATCGATGGCCAGACTTACACCGTCAGTGGCCCGGCATGGCTTGATCGCGAGTGGAGCAGTCAACCGCTGACTGCCAACCAGACTGGCTGGGACTGGTTCTCCCTGCACCTGGACAGCGGCGAACACGTGATGCTTTATCGCATGCGGCAGAAGGACGGCGCGCCTTATCTGACCGGCACGTGGATCGCCGCTGACGGGCAGATTCAGACGTTGCGCAGCGAGCAGATCAGTCTTGTGCCGCAGGACACGGCCAAGGTGGCTGATCGGCCGATGCCGGTGAAATGGTCGATCCGTATTCCTGACAAGAAGCTCGATATCAGCGTTGACGCGATCAACCGCAATGCGTGGATGGATTTGCGTATCCCGTACTGGGAAGGGCCGGTGAAGATCAATGGCAGCCATCTTGGCCAGGGCTATCTGGAAATGACCGGGTATTAA